The DNA region GGCCAGTCTGGCCGCGTCGAATAATGGCTGGGTCAGGTTGACGCCGTAGCCGTGGGTGACGCCGCCAGGCTCGCTGCCGCCCGCGGTGGCGGCGTGGATTGGCTTGTTCTGGCTGTAGTTGCCGCTCAGGCTGAGCTGGGGCAGCAACAGGGCTCGGCCCTGGTCGCCCTGTGCCTGGCCGGCGCGCCAGTTGGCGCCTGCCGCCGCATAGCCGCTGTCATATTGACGGGCTGCCTGCCAGGCTTGCAGCAGGTCGAACGCCTGAGCTGTCGCCGCCAGGCTGCCCGACAGCAGGATGGCGGCCAGGATGGGGACGGGTCTGTTCACGGTGCGATCCGGTTCTGTGGCCCGGCTGGCGCAGTTCGCCAGTCAGGCTGGTGGGGGACAAGGCAAGGATTGTACCGCGCAGCGAGCAGATTAGGCATAAGGGCAGCACAAGTGCCGGCAAGCCGGTAAGATGACAGGAAGATAAGAAATAAAGGAGCAACGCGTGACGATTCAAGCTGCAGAGAAGGCTGGGGTGCTGGCCGAAGCCATGCCGTTCATCCGCCAGCTGGCGGGCAAGACCATCGTGGTCAAGTACGGTGGCAACGCCATGACAGATGATGCTCTCAAGGCGGATTTCGCCCGGGATGTGGTCTTGCTGCGCCAGCTGGGTCTGAATCCGGTGGTGGTGCACGGGGGCGGGCCGCAGATTAATGACATGCTGGCGCGCGTCGGCAAGCAGGGTGAGTTTGTCCAGGGGATGCGGGTCACCGATGCCGAGACCATGAGCGTGGTGGAAATGGTGCTGGGCGGGCAGGTCAACAAGGAGATTGTCTCGCTGATCAATCAGCACGGGGGGCGGGCGGTGGGGCTGACTGGCAAGGATGGCCATTGCATCCGCGCCCACAAGCTGACCTTGCAGGACGAGCAGGGCCAGCCGGTGGATATCGGGCAGGTGGGGGAGGTCAGTGCCATCGACCCGACGCTGATCGATCTCCTGGCCCGTTCCGGTTTCATTCCGGTGATTGCCCCGATCGGTGTCGGTGAGCGGGGCGAGGCCTACAATATCAATGCCGATCTGGTGGCGGGCAGTCTGGCGCAGAGCCTGCAGGCAGAGAAGTTGATGCTGCTGACCAATACCCCGGGTGTGCTGGACAAGCAGGGGGCTTTGCTGACCACGCTGTCCGGGGCGCGCATTCAGGCGCTGATGGCCGACGGGACGCTGTACGGGGGGATGATTCCCAAGGTCAGTTCGGCGCTGGAAGCGGCCAGCAGCGGGGTGGGGGCCGTGCATATCATTGATGGCCGGGTGCCGCATGCCTTGTTGCTGGAGCTGCTGACCGACAGTCCTCTTGGCACCATGATCCATGCATAATGACATTCGTTCTCATTGATCTATAGTGATGTCACGACCCGTGTAATCACGACAACAATGGGGGATGACATGCATACGGTACGACAGCTGCTCAATGAGAAATCGCATCGCTCGCTGATCACGGTCAGCCCCGATTCAACGGTCTATCAGGCGCTTCAGGTGATGGCCGATCAGGATGTCGGCGCGGTGCTGGTGATGGAGATGGGCGATGTGGTGGGCATTTTTTCCGAGCGCGACTATGCCCGCCGCATCGTGTTGCAGGGCCGTACTTCGGTGACGACGCCGGTGCGCGAAATCATGACCAGCCGCGTGGTTTATGTGAAGCCGGAAAATACCCTGCAGGAGTGCATGGCGCTCATGACCGAGCGCCATATTCGCCACCTGCCGGTGCTGGAGGACGATCTGGTGGTCGGCATGCTGTCGATTGGCGACCTGGTGCGTGCCACCATCGCCGAGCAGCAATTCTTTATTGATCAGCTGGTGCAGTACATCCAGACCGCCTGATCTCCCTCATCCCGTTGTGCGCGGCAGGATCTGGTCGCGCAACGCCAAGAGTGCCGGGCCGATGCGCCCGGCCATGTCCTGCGGTGTGAAGGCAAAGGCCGGGCCACTGGCATTCAGGCACATGGCGCCTTGCCCCGGCCCCAGTGGCGGCAGGGCGACACCGACTGCCATCACATCCGGCTCGAACTCTCCGAATGACGAACAAAACCCTTGTTGCTGGTACTGTGCGCAGGCTGCCTGCAAGCGGGCTGCATGGGATGGCCATTCCTCGCCGTAGCGGCTGGCCAGCAGCGTGTTGAGCCGCAGCTGTTCTGACGACGGCAGGCCGGCGTAGCAGGCCCGCCCGATGGCGGTGGTGGCCAGCGGCACGCGCGAACCCACGCTCAGTTGCACCGAGACGCGTGCCTGGCTGCGGCAGGTTTCCAGATAGACGATATCGGTGCCATCCAGCAGGCCGAGACTGGCCGAGATGGTATGCGAGAGCGAGAAGTCGCGCAGCAGGGGCGCCATGACACGGCGAATGTCGAAGCTGCCCAGCAGGCTGCCGGCCAGCGAGATGGCGGCCAGCCCCGGGCGGTAGCCGCCCTGTTCGGCATCCTGGGCCAGATAGCCGAGCCGCGTCAGCGTGTAGCTGAGGCGCGACACCGTCGATTTGGGCAGGCCGGTGCGCGCAGCCAGTTGCTGATTGGACAGTGTTCCTTCGCCCGGGCGGAAGGCCGCGAGCACTTCCAGCCCTCGTGCCAGCGCGGTGACAAAGTGGCGATCCTGCGCCGGGTCGTAGTCGGATGCTTCGACAAGCCTTTGATTTGACATAAATCGCTTTACAAGTCCATGTGGGGGTTGCTAGGCTTATTTTGCACAGTAAAACATAATTCTGCAATGCAGAACAAAAGGAGAATCCAGATGGCCCAATCCA from Paludibacterium sp. B53371 includes:
- the argB gene encoding acetylglutamate kinase — encoded protein: MTIQAAEKAGVLAEAMPFIRQLAGKTIVVKYGGNAMTDDALKADFARDVVLLRQLGLNPVVVHGGGPQINDMLARVGKQGEFVQGMRVTDAETMSVVEMVLGGQVNKEIVSLINQHGGRAVGLTGKDGHCIRAHKLTLQDEQGQPVDIGQVGEVSAIDPTLIDLLARSGFIPVIAPIGVGERGEAYNINADLVAGSLAQSLQAEKLMLLTNTPGVLDKQGALLTTLSGARIQALMADGTLYGGMIPKVSSALEAASSGVGAVHIIDGRVPHALLLELLTDSPLGTMIHA
- a CDS encoding CBS domain-containing protein, which produces MHTVRQLLNEKSHRSLITVSPDSTVYQALQVMADQDVGAVLVMEMGDVVGIFSERDYARRIVLQGRTSVTTPVREIMTSRVVYVKPENTLQECMALMTERHIRHLPVLEDDLVVGMLSIGDLVRATIAEQQFFIDQLVQYIQTA
- a CDS encoding IclR family transcriptional regulator, translating into MSNQRLVEASDYDPAQDRHFVTALARGLEVLAAFRPGEGTLSNQQLAARTGLPKSTVSRLSYTLTRLGYLAQDAEQGGYRPGLAAISLAGSLLGSFDIRRVMAPLLRDFSLSHTISASLGLLDGTDIVYLETCRSQARVSVQLSVGSRVPLATTAIGRACYAGLPSSEQLRLNTLLASRYGEEWPSHAARLQAACAQYQQQGFCSSFGEFEPDVMAVGVALPPLGPGQGAMCLNASGPAFAFTPQDMAGRIGPALLALRDQILPRTTG